In Paenibacillus guangzhouensis, a single window of DNA contains:
- a CDS encoding MFS transporter → MSAKQVGWKERISYGISDTASNLIFQMISIYLMYFYTDVYGLSAGAVATLFLITRVLDAFADPVMGIIIDKTNSKWGKSRPYFLWLGIPFAVIAMLTFLTPDFGDTGKLVYAYITYTLLGLVYSGINIPITSILPSLTSNPQERTELASVRMFLALVGMMVVSIGTLPIVNALGGGNQQ, encoded by the coding sequence ATGTCGGCAAAGCAAGTGGGTTGGAAAGAGCGTATCAGCTATGGGATTTCGGATACGGCATCGAATTTGATTTTTCAGATGATCTCGATTTACTTGATGTATTTCTATACCGACGTCTATGGATTGAGTGCAGGAGCGGTAGCCACCTTGTTCTTAATTACACGGGTGCTCGATGCGTTCGCCGATCCGGTTATGGGGATTATTATTGACAAGACGAACAGCAAATGGGGGAAAAGTCGGCCGTATTTCTTGTGGCTCGGGATTCCATTCGCCGTCATTGCGATGCTGACTTTCTTGACGCCGGATTTCGGCGATACGGGGAAACTGGTCTATGCTTACATTACGTATACCCTGTTAGGTCTTGTCTACTCCGGCATTAATATTCCGATTACGTCGATTCTTCCCAGCTTGACTAGCAATCCACAAGAGCGTACGGAGCTCGCCTCAGTTCGGATGTTCCTCGCCTTGGTCGGCATGATGGTCGTATCGATCGGAACATTGCCGATTGTTAATGCGCTTGGCGGCGGGAATCAGCAGTGA